The Cytobacillus oceanisediminis genomic interval GCGAAAGTGGAAGTATATGAATGGGATTATTCTGAAAAAGGAAGAAATATTGAATACGCAGAACATGCAAACATCGGCATCACGGTCAGTGAAATAACTCTGGCTGAATCAGGCACAGCAGTCTTGTTCAGCAGCAAGGATCACGGGCGGTCAGTCAGCTTTCTCCCTGCTGCTTCTATCATCCTTATTCCGAAAAGCACCCTGGTCCCGCGCATGACACAGGCAGCAAGGATCATTAGGGAAAGGGTAAACTCAGGGCAGCAGGCACCATCCTGCATTAATTTCATTACTGGACCAAGCAACTCTGCTGATATTGAGATGAACCTCGTTGTTGGTGTACATGGGCCTGTTAAGGCTGCGTATATTGTTATTGAAGATTTATAATGCGTGAGGCACCTGGCATCCGGTTTTTATAAGGACGAGAAAAAACGCCAAACTTTTGTTGGCGTTTTTTCTGAAAGCGTCCCAGGCGAGATTCGAACTCACGACCTACAGCTTAGGAGGCTGTCGCTCTATCCAGCTGAGCTACTGGGACAAAATAATATAACACAGTTACTTATTATAATCCCATAATCAAAAATGGTCAATAGTTCTGCCTAAAGTAAAAACCGGCCAGTAATATATGACCGGTTTCTGTACTAACTTGTAAGTTTTTTACGATAAAATCTGGCATATGCCCTTGATCTATCTTTTAGCTTCTTTAGCTGTGATGTTTTCAGTTCTATAATAGGCTGTGCAAATGAAGTAATCAGTTTGCTTGAGAGAAGCAAAGTCAGCAGCAGCGATATTCCGGCAAGCAGCAGGAAGTTTTCCGGTTTGCTGAAAAAGCCCTGTACATCACTTTCCCTGAATACCCGTACAAAGAATCCGTGAAGCAGATAGACATAAAGTGTATTTTTTCCTAAATCAGTAAAGAAATATTGTTTGCGGGGCACAAAAGCAAAGAAGCTAAATACCATAATTAAACTTAGGACATAAAAGCCCAATCTCGTAAAGACTGCCCCAATCGAAGCTGTCCCCATTTCAGTATATGGCTTTGAACCAAGCAGCCACTTATAATCCACTTCAGGATAGAGATAAAAGCCTATAAAGACTACAGCAAAAATAGCTAATGCACTAATTCTGAACTTTGGCTGGAATAGCGCATAAAAATGCTCTTTTTTTAAATAATACCCCATTAGGAATAAAGGAAAGAACACAAATGTTCTGGATAAACTTAAATAATTTGAAATCCAATCGGCATATCCGACAGCAAGCCCAATGATAAAAGCAGCTGCCAGGGAATAAACAGCTTTATACTTTGCAAAGAATAGAAGCATGATATTCCAGCAGAACATGCTGATCAGGAACCATAAAGACCAATGAGGATTAAAAGGATCCAATTCAAAGGTGCCTTTATTATATAAAAAATAATAGAAAATCGAATAAATAACCTGAAAAATAATATATGGCAGTATGAGCTTTTTTGCAATTTTCTTTATATAGCCTTTTTTATAAAAGCCTTTTGCAAAAAAACCGGATACCAGTATAAATGCTGGCATATGGAACGTGTAGATTACCTTATATAAAGTATAGATTGTTTCATTATCTTCAATAAAAGAGCGGAGTAAATGTCCGAATACGACAAAGAAGATTAAGATAAACTTCGTGTTGTCGAAGT includes:
- a CDS encoding LutC/YkgG family protein, with the protein product MNGTIQNRDAFLNKIAGRLGRKRRVTGVERPEWSFNPQDAVLKEADADELLEALKTQCTKIHTDLVVTSAANLTETLKEIVAQYGGGPVVTWKDDRYRQFGLTPLFKEIWPKAKVEVYEWDYSEKGRNIEYAEHANIGITVSEITLAESGTAVLFSSKDHGRSVSFLPAASIILIPKSTLVPRMTQAARIIRERVNSGQQAPSCINFITGPSNSADIEMNLVVGVHGPVKAAYIVIEDL
- a CDS encoding acyltransferase family protein — its product is MKQRDFYFDNTKFILIFFVVFGHLLRSFIEDNETIYTLYKVIYTFHMPAFILVSGFFAKGFYKKGYIKKIAKKLILPYIIFQVIYSIFYYFLYNKGTFELDPFNPHWSLWFLISMFCWNIMLLFFAKYKAVYSLAAAFIIGLAVGYADWISNYLSLSRTFVFFPLFLMGYYLKKEHFYALFQPKFRISALAIFAVVFIGFYLYPEVDYKWLLGSKPYTEMGTASIGAVFTRLGFYVLSLIMVFSFFAFVPRKQYFFTDLGKNTLYVYLLHGFFVRVFRESDVQGFFSKPENFLLLAGISLLLTLLLSSKLITSFAQPIIELKTSQLKKLKDRSRAYARFYRKKLTS